A section of the Petrimonas sulfuriphila genome encodes:
- a CDS encoding glycoside hydrolase family 95 protein, with translation MKILFSLLAAAALLSCTAPAETAQELALRFNTPAAAWEETLPLGNGRIGMMPDGGIDKELIVLNDITMWSGSEDPEALNPEALNYLPKIRELLLTGKNGEAQRMMYDHFQCGGLGSSGGKSKDAPYGCFQMLGDLHINYSYPQTEDAGNYVRTLSLNDAVASTVFMKGETTFTREYISSHADDVLAVHVAADKKGSVSFEVSLSRPERATLSVQENTLIMEGQLNDGYDTDKGVRYLTKVQIVNKGGELTAGSNTLAIANADEAVILISTSTDMLDKEYTSTVDSLLEQAKKRSFGKMKQAHIAAYKEKFDRVELWLGEQDNTTPTNERLAGFQTDDDPAFAALYFQYGRYLMISGTDENSLPLNLQGLWANQVQTPWNGDYHLNINVQMNYWPVEVCNLSELHNPLIDFTQSIVPSGEATAQTFYGANGWLAHMMSNPWKFTAPGEHASWGATNTGGAWLCEHLWEHYAFTQDKEYLRTVYPTLAGAAQFFLSSMISEPRNGWLVTAPSSSPENAFYMPGSDDRIFVCMGPTMDVQIVNELFTNVLSAAAILGIEDETTTNIRETLPKLPPMQISPEGYLQEWLEDYKEVDPKHRHVSHLYGLYPSNQISPNTTPELAAAARETLERRGDAGTGWSRAWKINFWARLYDGNRAFKLLKSLLEPTSGSEVNMHRGSGTYANLFCAHPPFQIDGNLGGTAGIAEMLIQSQDGYIQLLPALPDKWPTGSFKGLRVRGGAEAAASWSDNRLSSATIKALNDNTFKVKIPGYATTVKQNGKELTAENGYVSVVLKAGQEAKLEFIP, from the coding sequence ATGAAAATTTTATTCTCCCTCCTTGCAGCTGCGGCATTGCTTTCCTGTACGGCACCTGCTGAAACGGCCCAAGAACTCGCCCTGCGGTTTAACACGCCTGCCGCGGCGTGGGAAGAGACCCTGCCTCTCGGCAACGGACGTATCGGTATGATGCCGGATGGCGGTATTGACAAAGAACTTATCGTGCTCAACGACATTACTATGTGGTCGGGCAGCGAAGACCCTGAAGCGCTGAACCCCGAAGCACTCAATTATCTGCCGAAAATCCGGGAGTTACTGCTTACAGGAAAGAACGGGGAAGCACAACGCATGATGTACGATCATTTCCAGTGCGGCGGGCTCGGTTCTTCCGGCGGAAAAAGCAAAGATGCGCCCTACGGCTGTTTTCAAATGCTGGGGGACCTGCACATAAACTACTCCTACCCACAAACGGAAGATGCGGGTAATTACGTGAGGACACTTTCGCTCAATGACGCAGTGGCATCCACCGTGTTTATGAAAGGTGAAACCACCTTTACGCGCGAGTATATCTCCTCTCACGCCGACGATGTGCTGGCTGTCCACGTGGCTGCCGATAAGAAAGGGTCAGTCTCATTTGAAGTAAGCCTGAGCCGTCCCGAACGGGCAACCCTTTCGGTGCAAGAGAATACCCTTATCATGGAAGGGCAGCTCAACGATGGATACGATACCGATAAGGGTGTCCGCTACCTTACCAAGGTACAAATCGTGAACAAAGGCGGGGAACTGACCGCGGGCTCCAATACCCTGGCTATCGCCAATGCCGATGAGGCCGTCATCCTCATTTCCACCTCCACCGACATGCTCGACAAAGAGTACACGTCGACGGTAGACAGCTTGCTCGAACAAGCAAAAAAACGTTCGTTCGGAAAAATGAAACAGGCGCATATAGCAGCTTACAAAGAAAAGTTCGACCGTGTAGAGCTCTGGTTAGGCGAACAAGACAACACCACACCTACCAACGAGCGCCTTGCCGGTTTCCAGACAGACGATGATCCCGCATTTGCCGCACTCTATTTTCAGTATGGCCGTTACCTGATGATCAGCGGAACCGATGAGAACTCGCTTCCCCTCAACCTTCAGGGCTTGTGGGCCAACCAGGTGCAGACGCCCTGGAACGGCGATTACCACCTGAATATCAATGTACAGATGAACTACTGGCCGGTAGAAGTATGTAATCTTTCTGAACTGCATAACCCCCTGATCGATTTCACCCAATCGATTGTACCTTCGGGAGAAGCTACCGCCCAAACGTTTTACGGGGCCAACGGCTGGCTGGCTCACATGATGAGCAACCCGTGGAAGTTCACGGCACCCGGCGAACATGCTTCGTGGGGAGCGACCAACACGGGAGGAGCGTGGCTTTGTGAACACCTTTGGGAGCATTATGCCTTTACCCAGGATAAGGAATACCTGCGCACTGTTTACCCGACGCTCGCCGGGGCAGCGCAGTTCTTCCTCAGCAGCATGATTTCCGAACCCAGGAACGGATGGCTCGTCACCGCCCCGTCATCATCGCCAGAGAATGCATTTTACATGCCCGGGAGCGACGATCGCATTTTTGTATGCATGGGCCCGACCATGGACGTTCAGATCGTGAACGAACTGTTTACCAACGTACTGTCGGCGGCAGCAATTCTCGGTATCGAAGACGAGACAACCACCAATATCCGCGAAACACTGCCGAAACTTCCTCCCATGCAGATCAGCCCCGAAGGTTATTTGCAAGAGTGGCTCGAGGACTATAAGGAGGTTGATCCCAAGCACCGCCATGTCTCACACCTCTACGGATTGTATCCGTCGAATCAGATATCGCCTAACACTACCCCCGAACTGGCCGCAGCAGCTCGCGAAACGTTGGAACGCCGTGGTGATGCCGGAACCGGATGGTCCCGTGCATGGAAAATCAATTTCTGGGCACGCTTGTACGACGGGAACCGTGCTTTCAAGCTACTTAAAAGCCTGCTGGAGCCCACTTCCGGAAGTGAAGTAAACATGCACCGCGGGTCTGGAACGTACGCTAACCTATTCTGCGCGCATCCGCCGTTCCAGATCGACGGTAATCTGGGAGGTACTGCTGGAATTGCTGAAATGCTGATTCAAAGTCAAGACGGCTATATACAACTGTTGCCTGCCCTGCCAGACAAGTGGCCAACGGGAAGTTTCAAAGGCCTACGTGTCCGTGGCGGTGCCGAAGCGGCTGCAAGCTGGAGCGACAACCGATTGTCGTCTGCAACCATTAAGGCGCTAAACGACAATACATTCAAGGTAAAAATTCCCGGTTATGCGACAACGGTAAAACAGAACGGAAAAGAATTAACAGCCGAAAACGGGTATGTATCGGTAGTGTTGAAAGCAGGACAAGAGGCTAAACTGGAATTTATCCCATAG
- a CDS encoding right-handed parallel beta-helix repeat-containing protein, giving the protein MLKNIYLLFISLIICTGCSTKQPEYTFGVKPDTKEDASGAAVKLIGQLQARKDTVHITVKIPKGRYDFYPDSAFTREYYISNHDQDNPKKVGFALENLQNVTIDGQGSEFVFHGRMIPFAILKGQNITLKNFSVDFELPALRQLNILEVDPGKDELLAKIYPSGNYRIDTEKLVLLGEGYEVTPQGSMAFRPDKRLTYIRRDVNFNPLSVTEASPDILRIKGWEQIKLTTPGERYVLRSWKRPTPGVFISECTNTVLENVKVHYAEGMGLLAQMSENITLDRFSVCLKGEDDSRFFTTQADATHFSACKGVIVSKNGLYEGMADDAINVHGTYLRVTKRLNDTTLQARYMHPQAWGFKWGETGDSVQFVESEKMERVGSHFNTITSIKAVDKPTEFGAKEFEITFAATLPQEISETGKFGIENLTWTPEVVFSDNIIRNNRARGALFSTPKRVICENNLFDHTHGTAILLCGDCNGWYETGACKEVIIRNNRFINALTATYQFTNAVISIYPEIPNLKDQQQFFHSGIVIENNTFETFDRPLVYAKSTDGLVFRNNTVSYNTEFEPFHWNKHPFFFERVSNVLIENNRFENGWDAEKDIRTEHSAEDAVTVK; this is encoded by the coding sequence ATGCTAAAAAACATCTATTTACTCTTTATCTCCTTGATAATCTGCACAGGATGCTCTACAAAACAACCGGAATATACATTCGGTGTGAAACCCGATACGAAAGAAGACGCGTCGGGTGCGGCAGTTAAACTGATCGGACAACTGCAAGCGCGGAAAGATACCGTGCACATTACCGTTAAAATTCCGAAAGGGCGGTACGACTTTTATCCAGACAGTGCTTTCACACGCGAATACTATATCTCGAACCACGACCAGGATAATCCCAAAAAGGTGGGGTTCGCACTCGAAAACCTGCAGAATGTAACCATCGACGGACAAGGTTCGGAGTTTGTTTTTCACGGACGCATGATCCCTTTTGCCATCCTGAAAGGGCAAAACATTACCTTGAAAAATTTCTCCGTCGACTTTGAACTTCCTGCCTTGCGCCAGCTCAACATACTCGAAGTGGATCCCGGCAAAGATGAACTGCTGGCCAAAATTTATCCCAGCGGAAATTACCGCATCGATACCGAAAAGCTTGTCCTTCTCGGAGAAGGCTACGAAGTAACCCCACAGGGCTCAATGGCATTCCGGCCCGACAAACGCCTGACCTACATACGTCGTGACGTAAATTTTAACCCGCTGTCGGTTACAGAAGCTTCGCCGGATATTTTACGCATCAAGGGATGGGAGCAGATAAAGTTAACAACGCCGGGTGAACGCTATGTCCTGCGTTCGTGGAAACGTCCCACACCCGGCGTCTTCATCAGCGAATGCACCAACACCGTACTGGAGAATGTTAAGGTACATTATGCCGAAGGGATGGGCCTGCTGGCACAGATGAGTGAAAATATCACTTTAGACCGGTTCTCCGTTTGCCTGAAAGGGGAAGATGACTCCCGGTTTTTCACCACACAAGCAGATGCAACCCACTTTTCGGCGTGTAAAGGGGTGATTGTTTCGAAAAACGGGCTCTATGAAGGAATGGCCGATGATGCCATAAATGTACACGGGACTTACCTGAGAGTCACCAAACGATTAAACGACACCACACTACAGGCCAGATATATGCATCCACAAGCATGGGGGTTCAAGTGGGGTGAAACGGGAGACAGCGTACAGTTTGTGGAATCGGAAAAGATGGAACGGGTAGGCAGTCACTTCAACACGATTACGTCGATCAAAGCTGTCGATAAACCTACCGAATTTGGAGCAAAAGAGTTTGAAATAACCTTTGCTGCCACACTTCCGCAGGAAATTTCCGAAACCGGAAAATTCGGGATTGAAAACCTGACGTGGACTCCCGAAGTAGTGTTTTCCGACAACATCATCCGCAACAATCGTGCACGCGGTGCACTCTTCAGCACACCCAAACGGGTAATCTGCGAAAACAACCTTTTCGACCATACCCACGGGACGGCCATCTTGCTTTGCGGAGACTGCAACGGCTGGTACGAAACCGGAGCCTGCAAGGAGGTGATCATTAGAAACAACCGGTTTATCAACGCCCTTACGGCAACCTACCAGTTTACAAACGCCGTCATTTCCATCTATCCCGAAATACCCAACCTCAAGGATCAACAGCAGTTTTTCCACTCGGGTATTGTTATCGAAAACAATACATTCGAAACGTTCGACCGTCCACTCGTTTATGCCAAATCGACAGACGGGCTGGTTTTTAGGAATAACACCGTCAGTTACAACACCGAGTTTGAACCGTTCCACTGGAACAAACATCCGTTCTTCTTTGAACGGGTCAGCAACGTTCTTATCGAAAACAACCGCTTCGAAAACGGATGGGATGCGGAGAAAGATATACGGACAGAACACTCGGCAGAAGATGCGGTCACCGTAAAATAA
- a CDS encoding RagB/SusD family nutrient uptake outer membrane protein has protein sequence MKLRNILQIIVITSAVLLGSCQDALDTKPLDKFSGDLVWADAVTARSFVNDAYSINNRLIQDDEWSDNMVLNPSQGAASNMVQENITNETGFGWNIFEDIRKCNMIIERVTNSSYLESDKNVMLGEAYFLRAVTNFTAARKFGKIMIVDKVLTPQDDLNLSRTATIKETYDFILKDLDQAANLLPANVSKGRVSKGAAYALKAEACLQGAAYLENNSDKAGYYQQGKKASEDLFALGTYALDNDYKSMFNTYSGGMNSPEIILASYRLETNTQMMNTWMQNLTPNMGGDKAKEGVLEKWPLDKPLEGWLEKTPSQEATDAYLVIDSDGNAKHWSETSYYQSFEPGKSSVFNVLYTNRDKRFHANIVCDSTMYFTSLITTRLGGNVNYASNVQQDRHMTKSGYLFRKNIYEDKWLYYNVPTNYHYVMLRLGRSYLNYAELLLRMNGEGSKATAIDYINKTRVTHGGLPTLSPSTSLADTWKYYKIERRADLLQENDRYWSLLRWGKEEGLDVIPELDSTPKAISISEDGKSFEIITVPVVAGANARRFTSKRYLLPVPRTETVENPNLTQNPGWE, from the coding sequence ATGAAACTAAGAAATATTTTACAAATTATTGTTATAACGTCTGCCGTACTTCTTGGCTCTTGCCAGGATGCGTTGGACACAAAACCTCTGGATAAGTTCTCCGGGGATTTGGTATGGGCTGATGCCGTTACTGCACGCTCATTTGTAAACGATGCATACTCCATCAACAACAGGTTGATTCAGGATGATGAATGGTCTGACAACATGGTTCTGAACCCGTCACAGGGCGCTGCCAGCAACATGGTACAGGAAAACATCACCAACGAAACAGGTTTTGGCTGGAACATATTCGAAGACATAAGAAAATGCAACATGATCATTGAAAGGGTTACCAACTCTTCTTATCTCGAAAGCGATAAAAACGTTATGTTGGGTGAAGCCTATTTTCTGCGCGCCGTAACAAACTTTACCGCAGCACGTAAGTTCGGTAAAATAATGATTGTTGACAAAGTGCTTACTCCGCAGGATGATTTGAATCTTTCGCGCACGGCAACCATCAAAGAGACGTATGATTTCATTTTGAAAGATCTTGACCAGGCAGCAAACCTGCTTCCCGCCAACGTGTCAAAAGGAAGAGTAAGCAAAGGCGCTGCCTATGCATTAAAAGCGGAAGCTTGTTTACAAGGTGCTGCTTATCTTGAAAACAACTCAGACAAAGCAGGGTATTATCAACAAGGTAAAAAAGCCAGCGAGGACCTGTTCGCATTGGGTACATATGCATTGGACAATGATTATAAAAGCATGTTCAATACTTACTCGGGTGGCATGAATTCTCCCGAAATCATCTTAGCATCTTACAGGCTTGAAACCAACACCCAAATGATGAACACATGGATGCAAAATCTGACTCCGAATATGGGGGGGGACAAAGCAAAAGAGGGTGTTTTAGAAAAATGGCCGCTCGACAAACCGCTTGAAGGCTGGTTAGAGAAAACACCTTCTCAGGAAGCCACCGATGCCTATCTGGTGATTGACTCGGACGGAAATGCTAAACATTGGAGTGAGACATCTTACTACCAATCGTTTGAACCCGGAAAAAGCAGTGTTTTTAATGTGCTGTACACCAACCGGGATAAAAGGTTTCATGCGAACATTGTATGCGACAGCACCATGTATTTCACCTCACTCATTACAACAAGATTAGGGGGTAATGTAAACTATGCTTCCAACGTACAGCAAGACCGTCACATGACCAAAAGCGGGTACCTGTTCCGTAAAAACATTTACGAAGATAAATGGCTCTATTACAATGTCCCAACCAATTATCACTATGTAATGCTGAGGTTAGGCCGTTCATACCTCAATTACGCCGAACTGCTACTCCGGATGAATGGTGAAGGCTCTAAAGCAACCGCCATTGATTACATCAACAAAACCAGGGTGACTCACGGTGGATTGCCGACTCTAAGTCCCAGCACATCTTTGGCTGACACGTGGAAATATTACAAAATAGAACGTCGCGCAGATCTTCTTCAGGAGAACGATCGATATTGGTCACTCCTGCGTTGGGGAAAAGAAGAAGGATTGGATGTAATCCCCGAATTGGATTCAACGCCAAAAGCCATTTCAATTTCTGAAGACGGCAAGAGTTTTGAAATTATTACTGTACCTGTTGTGGCAGGAGCTAACGCCCGTCGTTTTACATCGAAAAGATATTTGCTTCCCGTTCCCAGAACAGAAACGGTAGAGAATCCAAACTTAACTCAAAATCCCGGTTGGGAATAA